In Cherax quadricarinatus isolate ZL_2023a chromosome 71, ASM3850222v1, whole genome shotgun sequence, one DNA window encodes the following:
- the LOC128700407 gene encoding uncharacterized protein, protein MNMLTQVVAVMAVVVMTLMVMTEAHALPRRHHGQAHQLCQAPESHIIMTNLTQELCTQDNNTKCVANMESCLRETTTPKPGNSANEKQQILLNITACAQQLGYNITNPGNSSEHHGSPNGHHGTHNKHHGSPNGHHGSPNGHHGTPTGHHGTHTGPDSSWENNSQNGFSKCRNKLRGPERYFQKLGLSTDQFLPMITCLMTMSGQLDSFSTCINQ, encoded by the exons ATGAATATGTTGACCCAAGTAGTagcggtgatggcggtggtggtgatgactctgatggtgatgactgaagcTCATGCCCTGCCCAGGAGACATCATGGTCAAGCACATCAGTTATGTCAAGCTCCTGAATCACACATCATTATGACCAACCTCA CTCAGGAACTGTGCACCCAAGACAACAACACCAAGTGTGTCGCCAACATGGAGAGTTGCCTGAGAGAGACTACAACACCAAAACCTGGCAACTCAGCTAATGAGAAGCAGCAGATCCTGCTAAACATCACAGCTTGCGCCCAGCAGCTGGGCTACAACATAACTAACCCTGGAAATTCCAGTGAACACCATGGCTCTCCTAATGGGCATCATGGCACTCATAATAAGCATCATGGCTCTCCTAATGGGCATCATGGCTCTCCTAATGGGCATCATGGTACACCTACTGGGCACCATGGTACTCATACTGGACCTGACAGCTCCTGGGAGAACA ATTCCCAGAATGGTTTTAGCAAATGTCGCAACAAGCTCCGAGGTCCTGAGAGGTATTTCCAAAAGTTGGGTCTCTCCACTGACCAGTTCCTTCCCATGATCACCTGTCTTATGACCATGAGCGGACAG